A genomic segment from Salmo trutta chromosome 38, fSalTru1.1, whole genome shotgun sequence encodes:
- the LOC115178568 gene encoding zinc finger protein 239, protein MAKQFGGDDDSIHCNKEWDVKDKDWFPSNRLKAESAPESHTPEQRGCGQEVQRMRNQGIKDMSFPLPGSPGRASPTAALLWGLKRVSVRLVDCRKTPGLSGTVRGEEEGDSDSRDLINNRERPDSHSDSEKSPSGEPDPETPTPAKQHHCSQCGKRFLQSSHLKDHKRIHTGEKPFQCSQCGKSFTHLGYLKSHARRHPGEKPFHCSQCGKRFSMSSNLKKHERIHSVEKPFHCSQCEKSFTQLGQLEKHKRIHTGEKPYLCSHCGKSFTQSGTLKSHERTHSVEKPFQCSQCGKAFAQSGTLKSHERTHSVEKPFQCAQCGKGFTQMGSLKKHDRTHTGEKPFQCSQCGKGFTQIGSLKGHERTQHIHGRSLITAPSVKIILIYPVRAPERT, encoded by the exons ACAGTTTGGTGGTGATGACGATTCTATTCACTGCAACAAAGAATGGGACGTGAAAGACAAGGATTGGTTTCCTAGCAACAGGCTGAAAGCGGAGTCGGCTCCAGAGAGCCACACCCCAGAGCAGAGGGGGTGTGGT CAGGAGGTCCAGAGAATGAGGAACCAAGGAATCAAG GACATGTCTTTCCCTCTCCCAGGGTCCCCAGGTCGTGCCTCTCCCACTGCTGCCTTACTGTGGGGTCTGAAGAGGGTGTCTGTGCGGCTGGTCGACTGCAGGAAAACACCGGGTCTGAGTGGGACtgtgagaggagaagaagagggagattCAGATTCAA gagatctgattaacaacA gagagagaccagactctcactctgacagcgagaagagtccttcaggggaaccagacccagagacgcccACACCAGCAAAACAACatcactgctctcagtgtggaaagagatttttgCAGTCATCGCATCTGAAAGAtcataagagaatacacacaggagaaaaacctttccaatgctctcagtgtggaaagagttttacccatttAGGGTATCTGAAATCACATGCGAGGAGGCACCCAGGTGaaaagcctttccactgctcccagtgtggaaagagattctCCATGTCAAGTAACCTGAAAAAACACGAGAGAATACACTCAGtagagaagcctttccactgttcccagtgtgaaaagagttttacaCAGTTAGGGCAACTGGAAAAACATAaaagaatacacactggagagaagccctaCCTCTGCTCCCATTGTGGTAAGAGTTTTACCCAATCAGGTACcttgaaatcacatgagagaacacactctgtagagaagcctttccaatgctctcagtgtggaaaggcgTTTGCCCAATCAGGtaccctgaaatcacatgagagaacacactctgtagaaaagcctttccaatgcgctcagtgtggaaagggttttacccaGATGGGGAGCCTGAAAAAGCatgatagaacacacacaggggagaagcctttccaatgctctcagtgtggaaaagGTTTTACCCAGATAGGGAGCCTGAAAGGTCATGAAAGAACACAACACATACACGgaagaagccttatcactgcccCCAGTGTGAAAATTATTCTAATTTATCCAGTTAGGGCACCTGAAAGAACATAA